Proteins from a genomic interval of Candidatus Cloacimonadota bacterium:
- a CDS encoding metallophosphoesterase family protein: MKPETGNLSSEDRSASGGKWKTKKNNQISNFKFQISNKRLIAIGDIHGQFKMLELLMKKIQPKESDKFIFLGDYIDRGLQSKEVIEFLLEFSTKFDCIFLRGNHEDMLLAFLQLDEKAMYGESYQYNGGEYTAFSYAGDNAVLEDLKHTFPEEHIKFLKSLKYYHIEDNFLFVHAGIMPGIPIEEQKLDDLVWIREQFIYYPTGIDKVIVFGHTPLDRVLISDDKIGLDTGAGYFKTLSAIELNTKEVYSVKW, from the coding sequence TTGAAACCGGAAACTGGAAATTTGTCCAGCGAAGACAGATCCGCATCTGGCGGAAAATGGAAAACCAAGAAAAATAATCAAATTTCAAATTTCAAATTTCAAATATCAAATAAAAGACTGATTGCAATCGGAGATATTCACGGGCAATTCAAAATGCTTGAACTTCTTATGAAGAAGATTCAACCAAAAGAGTCTGATAAATTTATATTTCTCGGAGATTATATTGATAGGGGACTTCAAAGTAAAGAAGTTATAGAATTCTTGCTTGAGTTCTCTACCAAGTTTGATTGTATTTTCTTACGAGGCAATCACGAGGATATGTTGCTTGCGTTTCTTCAACTTGATGAAAAAGCAATGTACGGAGAATCTTATCAGTATAATGGAGGAGAATATACTGCGTTTTCTTATGCTGGGGATAATGCGGTATTAGAGGATTTGAAACACACCTTTCCAGAAGAGCATATTAAATTTTTGAAAAGCCTGAAATATTATCATATTGAAGATAACTTTCTTTTTGTGCATGCAGGAATTATGCCTGGAATTCCGATTGAAGAACAAAAGTTAGATGACTTGGTCTGGATTAGAGAACAGTTTATCTATTATCCCACAGGAATTGATAAAGTTATTGTATTTGGTCATACTCCGTTAGATAGAGTATTAATTAGCGATGATAAGATAGGATTAGACACTGGGGCTGGATATTTTAAAACTCTTAGTGCGATTGAACTTAATACAAAAGAAGTCTATTCTGTTAAATGGA